The following proteins come from a genomic window of Scylla paramamosain isolate STU-SP2022 unplaced genomic scaffold, ASM3559412v1 Contig19, whole genome shotgun sequence:
- the LOC135097403 gene encoding uncharacterized protein LOC135097403, which yields MGWRSPRYQHQHHHHYTPPPHDRWSPQRSPCCATHSPGRRSPPPGHRASPGRGRSPLSRSPRHSPRRCPGLRSPRRSPSPRGEVYPYERRGWGGATWEWKASQHHSPKAEQGEARYRRGSAGDSAPLKTDADSTISDSELPSAAPPAPPKAAAAAATATAGVQLALPSTTTAVPVPL from the exons ATGGGGTGGCGCagtccacgctaccaacaccagcaccaccaccactacactcccCCGCCCCATGACCGCTGGAGCCCCCAGCGCTCCCCATGCTGTGCTACCCATTCCCCGGGGCGCCGCTCACCACCCCCAGGCCACCGTGCCTCCCCGGGGCGGGGCCGCTCACCCCTGAGCCGCTCCCCACGCCACTCCCCGCGCCGGTGCCCGGGGCTGAGGTCCCCCCGCCGCTCCCCTTCCCCACGGGGTGAGGTGTACCCCTACGAGCGGCGGGGCTGGGGCGGGGCAACCTGGGAGTGGAAGGCGTCCCAACACCACAGCCCCAAGGCAGAGCAGGGGGAGGCGCGGTACAGGAGGGGCAGCGCAGGGGACAGTGCCCCCCTCAAGACAGACGCTGACTCCACCATCAGCGACTCAGAGCTGCCCTCCGCTGCGCCCCCTGCTCCCcctaaagcagcagcagcagcagcaacagccacaGCAGGTGTACAGCTGGCCCTACCCTCCACAACCACAGCAG TTCCAGTACCCTTATGA